In Malus sylvestris chromosome 16, drMalSylv7.2, whole genome shotgun sequence, the following are encoded in one genomic region:
- the LOC126608763 gene encoding uncharacterized protein LOC126608763, which produces MKCKSASGVLCDRRRSLKLKGKFYRTAIRSAMLYGTECWAVKHQHVHKMGVAEIRMLRGMCGHTRKDKIVNEDIRGKVGVAEVEGKRRENRLRWFGHVQRRPTDAPVRRCDYGTEVRGRRGRGRPRKTLEETLRKDLEYLDLTEDMTQNRAQWRSRIHIADPT; this is translated from the coding sequence cgtgttgtgtgaccgtcgtaggtcactgaagcttaagggaaaattttataggacggcaataaggtcagcgatgttgtatggcacagaatgttgggcggtgaagcatcaacacgtacacaaaatgggtgtagcggagataaggatgcttcgtgggatgtgtgggcacacgagaaaggataagattgtgaatgaggatatccgaggtaaagtaggagtagccgaagttgaaggaaagaggagagaaaatcggttacggtggtttggacatgtgcaaagaaggcctactgacgctccggttcgaagatgtgactacggaacagaggttcggggccgaaggggtagaggaagacctaggaaaactttggaagagaccctaagaaaagacttagagtacttggatctaacggaggacatgacacaaaatcgagcgcaatggcgttctaggattcatatagccgaccccacttag